TCCGGCCTGCCGCGCGGTCTCGGCGACGAAGTACGTGTTGACGCCGTCCACCGTGGGCTGGTCCATCGTGCGCAGGATCCGATCGAGCGCGCCCGCAACCTCGCCCCCGGTGACGATCCGCTCCGTGTGTTCGGTCCCGACCGCGGACGCGACCGCGCGCGCGTAGACGGTCTCGCTGTATCCGGCCTCCTCGAAGACCATGGAGCAGGTGCGGATGGGACCGCCGGTGACCGCCCGCATGAGCGTGACGACCGCGCTCGAGTCGAGGCCGCCGCTCAGGAACGCGCCCAGTGGCACGTCGCTCACCAGGTGGCAGCGCACCGCGTCCTCGAGGAGCGACCGGACCTCGCCAACCGCCGCCGCGGAGCTCGGAGGGGCCACCACGTCCGTCGGGAAGGTCCAGTACCGGTGCGGCTTCGGCGCGGCCGCCGGCCCGGCGATGTCCAGGCTCAGCGTGCACCCGGGCTCAAGCGCATGGACGCCGTTGTAGATCGTCAGCGGACCCGGCACCGAGCCGAGCAACAGGTAGCCCACGAGCCCGGCCGGGCTCACCGTGCGCCCGACCAGCCCCGAGACCTGCAGGGCCCCGAGCTCGGAGGCGAACACGAAGGCCTCGGGCGTGACCGAGTAATAGAGGGGCTTGATCCCGAGCCGGTCCCGCGCGAGGAAGAGACGGCGCTGGCGTCCGTCGTAGATGGCGAAGGCGAACATCCCGCGCAGCCGGTGCACCACGGAAAGCCCCCAGGCCTCGTACCCGCGCAGGATCGCCTCGGTGTCGCCCGTCGAGCGGAAGCGATGCCCGAGCGCCGTGAGCTCTGCCCGCAGCTCGGCCGCGTTGTACACCTCGCCGTTGTGGGTGATGCACGCAGTCCCGTCGTGATTCCGCATCGGCATGTGGCCGTTCGGCGAGCAATCGACGATCGCGAGCCGGCGGTTGACGAGCCCGACCCGGCCGTCGTCCGACAGCCAGAGGCCCTCGTCGTCGGGCCCCCGGTGCCTCATGGCGGTGGCCATCGCGGCAAGCCGCTCCCGCGTGTCCTGAAGCTCGCGGTCAGGCCGAACGACCAGTCCTGCGATGCCACACACCCCGCGTCACCACCTCCCGTCGAATCCCCGAGACCGTGCCGCGCCGCCGCTGGGCACAGCTCCGCTCTTTGACTTACAGGCCTCGACATGCGTCGGGGCCCGGCAAGCCCTCCCAAGCCAGGGTGAGCCCCGACTCGGGTCAGTCCGAAAGAACCCGCGGCGTCCCCACCCGGCTCAGACGCCGTGAAATCCGCGGGGCGTGGCTCTCGCGCTCACACTTGACCGCCCCGCCACCGCGTGTGCCGCTCCGAGCGCGGGCTTTTGCCCGCGCAACCTCCCCTGGGGTGAGGGACCGGAGGGGGGCGCAGCCCCCCCTCCGACTACGACTCAGACCGGGGCGACGTCCGCCGCGTCGATCTCCAGCCACACGCCCTGCCGGATCAGGTCGACCTGGAGCACCAGGCGGGCGGAGCGCTCCTTCCGGACGAGCCGCCCCCGCACCCCCATCAGCGGCCCGCGGACGACCTCGACCGCCATCCCCTCGTCCAGGAACGGGCACGGGTCATAGCGGAGCGGGCCGTTCACCAGCGTGCGGATCGCCTCCAGCTCTGCGGGCGCCACCGGCTCGATCGTCCCGTTGCTGCCCAGGACCTCGACGACCCCGCGGGTCGTCAGGACGCGGAGCTTCTCGGTGGAGGCGAACCGCGCGAAGCAGTACCCCGGGAACAGCGGGGTGGCGATCTGCTTGCGCCGGTCCTTCCAGCGGCTCCACCGAACCCAGAGAGGAAGGAACGGCTCGACGCCGCGGGCGGTCAACTCGTCGCGGACCACTAGTTCGTGGCGCGACCGGGTCCGCACGGCGTACCAGTGGGCGCCGTTCGCGTCAGGCATCGGACAGGGCCCCGCGCCGATCGGCGAGATCCAGCTCGGTGCCGCGCGTCGATCGGCCGTGGTGGATCAGGTCTCCGGCTCGCAACCCCATCGCTAGCCCCATCGCCAGGTAGAGCTGGTTCGACAGGATCGGCAGGTTGTAGTTGCCGATCCCCTGCACCACCGTCCCGATCAGGGCGACCGTGCCGGCCAGCGCCATGTTGCGGACCCAGGGGCTCGGGGCTCGGCGATACCGCCTGAGGAGCGCCCACACGAGGCTGGCGGCCGTCGCCAGGGCGAGCCCCAGTCCCGCCACGCCGGTGTCCGTCAAGAGCTGGACCCAGTCGCTCTCGGCGTGGCCGAAGGCGACCGGGGCCTCGATGGTTCGCATGCGCGGGTAGGCCTCCCCGAAGGTCGCGAACCCCGTCCCGAGGATGGGCGCCAGGCGCCACAAGCCGAGCGCGTCCCCCCAGATGTGCACCCGGGCGCTCGCCTCCGCGTGTCCGATCTCTTCGGCGAGCCGCTCGATCGTCCCGTAG
This region of Candidatus Methylomirabilota bacterium genomic DNA includes:
- the asnB gene encoding asparagine synthase (glutamine-hydrolyzing), whose translation is MCGIAGLVVRPDRELQDTRERLAAMATAMRHRGPDDEGLWLSDDGRVGLVNRRLAIVDCSPNGHMPMRNHDGTACITHNGEVYNAAELRAELTALGHRFRSTGDTEAILRGYEAWGLSVVHRLRGMFAFAIYDGRQRRLFLARDRLGIKPLYYSVTPEAFVFASELGALQVSGLVGRTVSPAGLVGYLLLGSVPGPLTIYNGVHALEPGCTLSLDIAGPAAAPKPHRYWTFPTDVVAPPSSAAAVGEVRSLLEDAVRCHLVSDVPLGAFLSGGLDSSAVVTLMRAVTGGPIRTCSMVFEEAGYSETVYARAVASAVGTEHTERIVTGGEVAGALDRILRTMDQPTVDGVNTYFVAETARQAGLTVALSGLGGDELFGGYPNTFAGVPGLLRALRVAQSVPAAAPVARAGLRWLGGPGRWAKVADALERPATPASAYLACRGLFPPAEVRMLVGPELWEAAAVGDPAGRIVSEMDVNGHGADWFSWVSRAELSGYTLHQLLRDTDVMSMAHSLEVRVPLLDHRLVEAVLRLPGSVKREGGRPKALLVRAVGDLLPPTVRARRPKQGFVFPFERWLRGELRGVCLEWQRETGGLLRPDVVAQVWRAYDAGRLHWSRPWALAALGGWRDATAARVS
- a CDS encoding transcription termination/antitermination NusG family protein, which produces MPDANGAHWYAVRTRSRHELVVRDELTARGVEPFLPLWVRWSRWKDRRKQIATPLFPGYCFARFASTEKLRVLTTRGVVEVLGSNGTIEPVAPAELEAIRTLVNGPLRYDPCPFLDEGMAVEVVRGPLMGVRGRLVRKERSARLVLQVDLIRQGVWLEIDAADVAPV